The candidate division WOR-3 bacterium nucleotide sequence TTTCGCAATTCGCAATCCGAAGTTCGCAATCCTCTTCTATCCCTGTGTACAGATACCAATACATGTTGTAGTAGTCCTCAGCCCACTGGTCGATCAGCGCAAGCGCGGTATCAGGCCTCATATATATCCCTATCCAGTCGGCAAATATCAACGCAAAAACCAATGTGACGATGGAATCAGGCTCCAGGTCAAATGGACCGCTCGCCAGCAGGAACCGTTGATCGTCCGGGTCAGGAGGCACCGTGTCAAAAGGTTCGTACAGACCCGTAACGAAATTATAACCGGCCAATGTCGCATACCGCTCAGCATCGAGATTCGGTTCGACCGCTAATGTGAATCTTTTTAATGCAGAAATGCCGACCTGAGGCCATTGAGAAGGATCGCGCCAGTCCGGCACACCATCGTTATCCGCATCCCACATCGATGCGGGCAGATTTATGACATAGTATGCACTATCTCGCTCGTACTCGTCGAGAATGCCATCGCCATCCTTATCCATTCCGGCAACAAGATCCAAAGGAGTCTGCAATAGATCGAATCCGATAACACCAGGATTCCATGGCGGTACGCCCGGTTCTTCAACTTCCTGCCATTGATAAGCTACGTCGTCCACGATGATAGTATCGTCGTCTATCACATACTCCTGGTAAACAATACCACAGTATCGATCATTCGCACTCGTCCCAGCTTCATTGCCGATGTCGCAGTCAGCACAGATGCCAATATAGCAGTCATTCAGGAGGTGACCGGATACGTTCTTAACATCATATGTAAAAAAGATCATGTCTTCCAAGTAGGGAAAATCCCAGACGTACACCGTCTGATAGACCTCGATACCGATCGGCCGCGTGTCGCCGGCGATGTGATAGACCGAATCACAATCATTGAAACAACACCACGAATCCTCATGGGATACCGTGCCTTGAGGCGCCATGGGAAGAGTATCTGGCGGTGCAGGCCAGTTCTCTGGATATATATAGATTATGGCAGCTGGATGACTCACCGGCCAGCCCGCAAGACCGGGAGCGAATTCGGACTCGCCCCCATGGGGTCCATACCCGATCGTAACGAGCGTATCGCCTGTTAACATGTCGACCGTGCCGAACCAGATACCGGCTCCGTAAATATAATTATGACCAGAACCAATCGGCCACCAGCAGCCAGCGTTGTTCCCCGTTTCGTCCTGCCCGAATTTGCCGTAGTTGCTGACACACAATTCTACGTTGTTTCCATTGTGCCTGACAATCTGAAATTCCCGGCTTGCATTCGTCATAACCGCAGTCGAGCCAATCAGGCATAATGCCGTACCACACAAAATAAATATGGACTTCATGTTCCCTCCTCTACATTTTTGTACAAAATTTTCTTCTACTAATAATATACGTAACCATGTTCCCACTTTCCTCCGGTCATTTCAATTTATTATCACGAACTTGCCGACCTGCTCGCCGACATCTGATTCCACATGGAAAATGTACACGCCACTTGAAACGAGCTCGTCGTAGTCATTCAGGACATTCCACCACTCATCACCGCCGAGGTCGTTAGAAACACCCGATGCCGAAGTCTCCTGATGCAACAAGGTTCGCACTAATTCACCATTGAGATTGAAGATTCGGATCGTACACCTGTTGGGCAGGTTGATGAATTTAACCCGACGCTGCACAAAACGTGTCTGCCATTCGTTATGAATAATATACGGATTCGGCACTACCTTGACGTTCAAGAGCATCGCACTATCCGTGAACACACCCGGTGTGCCGGTTATTTGTACTTCGCCATACACAGAAGGCGGCAGATAGTCTTCATTCACACGAATGACCCATGTCTCATCTTCCTCAGGCAGAATCGTATCGTACATGT carries:
- a CDS encoding T9SS type A sorting domain-containing protein, which produces MKSIFILCGTALCLIGSTAVMTNASREFQIVRHNGNNVELCVSNYGKFGQDETGNNAGCWWPIGSGHNYIYGAGIWFGTVDMLTGDTLVTIGYGPHGGESEFAPGLAGWPVSHPAAIIYIYPENWPAPPDTLPMAPQGTVSHEDSWCCFNDCDSVYHIAGDTRPIGIEVYQTVYVWDFPYLEDMIFFTYDVKNVSGHLLNDCYIGICADCDIGNEAGTSANDRYCGIVYQEYVIDDDTIIVDDVAYQWQEVEEPGVPPWNPGVIGFDLLQTPLDLVAGMDKDGDGILDEYERDSAYYVINLPASMWDADNDGVPDWRDPSQWPQVGISALKRFTLAVEPNLDAERYATLAGYNFVTGLYEPFDTVPPDPDDQRFLLASGPFDLEPDSIVTLVFALIFADWIGIYMRPDTALALIDQWAEDYYNMYWYLYTGIEEDCELRIANCEMRILPNPISNTGLISFSLPAATGVSLKLYNTLGQLVETVYDGFKPAGVHEFVVNTHGLPQGTYFLVLEAGDFKISRSIVVLR